The region AGTAAGAAGTATTTATTTAGTATTTTTCATTCAGGTGTAGCTGCATCGCCAGACGACAACTGGGACCAGACACCAGATTTCACAAAGGTTGCTTTTTCAAGATTTTACTGCTGAGACAGGAAGTGTCTTTAATGTCAACAGAGATATCATGATGAAATTTGTAGCAGAAGTTGTTGCTTATTGTGCTAGATGGGGCACGGCAAGTGTTCTTGCATTGGCTATTACTGTTATTTAAAATTAGACCATTAATGACACTCAATGGCTCTACCATATTTTCTATTTAAAACACAGAATTCCTCAATTCACTCTGAAAGAGGGGCTTACTCCTAAAACATCAGCTATGTTGTCTTCCCATAGAGGTAAATTCAATCTTCTTCAAGaactaaattttgtttcttgctcCTCTGCTAAAGcacctgggcccagttgttcaaagcccattttggctaatcctggattagtgaaaaattttaatctttatttaactactgctaaaggaggatttttcacaagattaaggtttaaagaaaagaaatttgtaatataTATAACCTTATTGACCCACAACTTTGTGGCAAACCTTCCTTTAGCTGTAAATAAatggcaattaaaatttacgctaacctaggattaaCTTAATCGGGCTTCGAAGAACTGGGCCCTGAACAGTTTCATTGGAAATGACCACATCTGGGCCACATAGTATTCCTTTGTGAGATCAGTTTTTACACTAATTGACTTATCAGTGTGAACACATGGATTTATTCTTGTGTCATGAGCTAAATGCCAGCATTATATTTTATGCcaagttttaaaattaatgtttagaTTGAATTCTCCACATtaagttattatcattattataattttgttacttatTGATTGAGGGGAAAAAGTATCAGACCCCAGGGTGTATGATATTATTTTGACTGGATTAAGTGTACAACTGTAAGACACTTATTGCACACTATagcaatattaatttttatcaaaaataTTATGTTGATTGTTTTGCAAAAGTACATTTATCAATAATACTGTCAGACAGTACCAGTAACTTCTAAGTACATTTTCACCAGTTTTTGGCACATCTTGATGTGGTTTAGTAATGAGACAGTTCAGATTTTAGTTCACCCTTTTATCAGGAATATTATGTAGTGTGTAACTTTAAAGAGCACCTACCTCCTTCATAAGCCTTGTTGGCTGGCTTTCACCCCAGTCACAACAAAGGTTACATTTTCCTAATTTACATGAGCATTCTCTAAAATTCTGAAATCATGTCTCCCAACAGTGTCAATTGTGAAGGCCAATACACCTGTTTACCTGAGTGTATCAcagtaatttgtttttaaaagtcTTTCTTGTCACAGTTTCCACAGCTTTAATTTTCACTGTTCCCAAAACTCTTGGTGTTTATCTGAAAAACTAAGCACCTCAAAACCATGCCTTTGCAAAAAGCTGTGACATCATAATGTTGAAGTGACTGTTCCTTAATACAGTAAAAAGAtagttttttttgtagaaTTCTTTACATTGGAAACAGCTTTTGATAGTTTTTTGAGGCTTCAGCTTGAACAGTAGGCATTAAagtattgttttaaaagaaaaacagattGCTCTTTGGATGggataattattacatgttattattgtttcataaCCAAAGGGTCAGTATACAGAAGGGAGATGTCTCAAGAGCATGTTGTGTATGTTGTGTTTCATTGCGATGGAAGACACACCTTGTTGCTACTGAAGGCTGCATGAAATTCAGCTGGCCTGAATCTATGCACAACAAAGGCAACATCTTCATTACCGTCTTCGCTATATCCATAGCAATGATAATGAAAAAGCCACCATTCAACTGGCCAGGCTTACTATAATCAAGAGCATTTCTGATGTAGCAGAGGAGACTATGCAGTAAATGTCCAGTTCATCGTAGTTGGATGAcatggccattttttttctttgatgatGCATAATTTCTAGGTTTTGATACTTTCACAATTTCAAGCACTGAATCCTAAGTGCATGCCTaagaatatttattttttactctGTAACCCTACAGTGCATCATGTAGCACACAACATAACCTAATTGCCCTGCTGCACAAATCCTCTGGACCTTACAGTTACTGACCTTAGGGGAGGTAATGTGATAAAAGAATAACATTACTGATAGAAGATGTAATTTCAATAATACTGTTTCAACCTTTGAGTAGATTTtcgtaataattattgatcaaagATGTTTATAAATAGagcctttttttcttacacTGGATTTTAAACTATGACAGATGTATCATTATTATAGATCTTCTTATGAGTGAGATATTACCCACAATAGCATCCATAACTAGAGTTAGGATTTTGGCATCATTcgatggagaaaaaaaataaaaaatcttcCTCTTAGGAGCCAGCTAGATTTGCACCTTCATTGCCCATACATGCACAAAGCTCCCAGTATTAATGCCCTTAGATTTCTCCAAGCAAAACATGAGGACAGGTTTGGGAGCTGATCTATTAAAAAAAGATTCCAAGAGACAATAACACACTCATGATGATATTGTTGACTTATCATTCTGCAGGAGGTTAAaaggcaaaattaatgatatgcTGTAgcctacaataattattattatgaccaAACAGGGTTTAATTGCCACATTGGAGGAAACTGTGAAATATTCCATAATTTATGTTTGGATAAAGTAGCTTGTGGcaggtttaatttttttggtctttTGTTCCCTTTGAGTTGTCACCCGGGGTTTAACACTGAGCTTATTATTTGCCATATCAGTACACTAGCTGGTAAGTTTCAagataaaatattaatgatataATGTTATCATTTGGAAACAATGAAACTGCATTATTGCTTCTGAAAAATCATAATTTGGTCTGTGCTTCAAACTGGGATACAATTTATTGGATGCAAGTTCACAGCACTCAACCAATTATTCTTCCATCTTGCAGATAAAATATCAACCATTTCTCCTAATACTGAAAAGTAAGCAACCTTCCTTATGAAATTGTGAGCACCAGTCTGAGTCCAGATATTTACCAAACATTGAAAAGTAGGGGagggaaataataataatgtgaagtgatatatgaaatgtttcatatattgaactgtggattttgaaatcaagcaagctgtgatcatcgcagttatgaatgcaatttaggcaattgcgtatagaagcctgaaaaagtcaggacttcaacgcaCCGGCATCCTGAGGTCACgtgttcaaaccccgttgaagtcctgactttttcaggcttctatatgcaattgcctaaattgcattcataactgcgatgatcatagcttacttggaaacaataaattatgatAATGTGAAAATTAAGTCTGTTTTGAGGAATATTGCACAGTAAATTGCTATTTACTGTTTATCCACTGATTTCACAGCTCTTGCTGAGTCAGATCCAGTTCTTTACTTCTTTCTTTATCAATGACCTCCAGTTCTCGGATTTTCTATGcaggaaacaaaagaaagatgtTAAAATCATTGGTTTAGTTCCTTAATACATTGCCTACATATTTAGCTGCCCCAAAATTGCAAGATCCTCCCTATTGTTGGGGCCATAAGAGCTCTTGGTCCATGATATTGTCCAGTTACAAACACCATTGACCCAGCAATAATCTTATTGAAATCAGTGATCAAGTTATGGTACAGCTAGTGTAGTTTTCCGTAGAGATGCAAGTAAGCACAGGCACCTTGTCCTTCTACTAAATTTAACACTAGTCTGTAAAGTACATTGCTAGGTACTGATGACCCTTTAATGTGAAAACACTTCTAAGTTTGCTTCTGTTGCAACTGCTTGTGTTTGAGGTTGCATCACTGATAAAAACCAGCATCAACGGTCAACCCTTCGTACCTGAGATATTTCTGTCATAATAATAGTTCTATACTTTTTGCCTTGTCCaagtttttccatttcatccAAGAAGCCTTTCCTATCCTCTATTTCCTGAAGAactacaagaagaaaaaaaagttataaaaaaatgtaaaaaaataaaaaaccacTTACTGTGTACCCTCAgggtgcaaaaaaaattaattttacagcttGCCCTTCGGGCAAGCTGTAACCAACATCTACTAGCCCGAAAGTCATTTTTACTagcccgaaaaaaaaactcttcatgattttttttcaatatctgCTTTTGCTTTATGCGCCCCATCTGACACGTAATGCGATATCTCGTTTATGCAGATTTCACTTAGTCGGAGCGACTTTTGGTCCGCAGGAATTTAttaggaatttaaaacatttgtcttacagtacttttgtaattttaattctcCGAAACATCCTCGCTTGCCCGTCAGGCAAGTTAAGCACAGAATTCACTAGCCTGATCGCAAAATCCACTAGCCCCGGGCTGTCGGACAGGACTTTCTTTGGATGCTGACCCTAGCTTTCGCTGCTCCCATATTCCTGTGCCCTGTATACAATCTCACGCCATGCCCCTGCCTATTaacatgtttttgtgaatgcTTTCTAAGAAGACCAAAATACAATACAACTGCAGGACTTACTTGCTCTTTGAACCAAAAACATCTGTACTGATACGTACTTTAAAGTAATTTGAGATTGATACCTTCATCAAAACGGTCGATCTCCttttcttggcctttttccTCAGACACTACTCTTCTCTGTCTAGGTGggtcttcaatttcttttccatcCTCTCCATAAGCCATAACATTTTGTAGTCTCCTTTTATCCTTCTCTGAGATCAATTCTGTTTAAGGTAAATGAAATGACAATTAAATGAATTAAAGATACAAATAAACTACCTAACAAATCTGCAGTCTGACCTGGAACATATTGCTCtctaagaaaaacaaaccaacaaccaaaaaacagctaactCCAACTTACTACCAACTGGAGGCCTGtatatctcttttttttctgtcatcgTCTTTGTGTCTATTGAATCTTTTGACCTCTTTCCACCTGACAAATGCCTGGCATTCATAATTTTAGGTAAAGGTTTCTTAGGTGAACTTGTGGGTTGCATTCTTTCACTTCTACTTGTTGAAGGATTGCATGTAACTGGAAGAGATTCACCTCCTGGAAAACAAAGTGCAGCCCATGTGATACTGAAGACTTGAATGTCAATAAAATGGTCCTCCAATGACACTTTAATGAAAGTGACTTTCAATCATTGTATTTTCAGCTGTTAGCTAGCATTAATTTTCACTCCCTTTTTTCAAGATTTGCATGAAGGCCCCTGCTTCATTTTGGATACCCTTTTTGCCCCCTGGGGGAATTGACCGTTTCAATGGCTGACCATGCATGCATGAGTACTTCAAAATTTTGTTCTCAAAGAAGTGATCAGTCCCTGAGGTACTTCCCCGAGATTGATGGAAACTTGTTCATCAATAATGTTTAAGACAGTTGGAATGTTCTTCTTCCTAATCTTTACTTAATGAGGGGCAGGTTCTTTAATTTCTGAGGCAGGGCCAGAAAGAGTTTTCATGGAGGTACAGTATAGGAGTTCAAGACCTCTGTTTTAACAGCAATTATGTATTTTGGTACATGGACTACCAATAAAAGCCAATCGCAAAAATTTGTGATCATACATACGTGAAAAAAGATATAAACCGACTCCTCTccccaccagccccccccccccccactcgAGCTCTCCACCCCTCTCAACGACAACAACACTAAAAACTGTAGGAAACCGGGGTTTGCCTTACTTCTCAGATGATTGGCGGAGGACTTCGACATTTATCCCGACAACTATTTGCACTCAATGTCAATCAAGCCTTacttttcatgttttcatgcAATTGCCTCCGTTGGAAATTCGTCAACTTCGATTCTTCCATCATAACTGTCAAACACAAAAGACCACCACAAACAGGAGGTTAGAAAGCCGAAACTCTTTAAGCGCAGTCGTAACTAAGTTTTGAACTACCTTTGAGTAGACTCTGCGTCTCCTTGCTCACGGGAGCCGTGTGTGTCGACCATAAGCCTCCTTTAGCAACAGGCTGTCTGTTGGACGCCATCTTTGTTATTTGTTTCTACGCGTGCCCGCGTTTTATTTGTCAGCATGCTTATCAGCATATGTCATGCTTAGTTTCTCTATTTCGAAAAATATGGCGCCAATGTGAAATTGACAAATTGAAATGTACAACActacaaaaaattgtttttgaggATACAGCGCGGcgaaagaaatcaaagaaaagtgAATTTATACAGATCAGTGCACAAAATGGCTAAATGTAAGTTACTGTGGCTcacgttttatttttgtttggtaAGAGCACCAGATATCCAAGCTTTGTTAACACTGCAAGTTGTATATGCCATATGCTGAAAGTTTGTTATGAGCGCTGTTGATCACCTTCTCATGGTGATGCTAAGAGCGATGGTCGGAAAGATTATCGACCGTATCATGAGCTGCACGAATGCatgaaagcaaaacaaattcGGGTCCAACCAAAGTATATACCTTGTCAACCATTTTCACGTACAATTTGTACGTTGTATTTAATTATGTCGAAAATAATCATATACAAGCGAGTTTAATATACACCGtgctccagttgttcaaaggttggattgTGGTATCATTGgataagataagataagaACTTTTTTAAGTGTCATAAATATTTAGCTTGACTGCTGACTGTAGGCCTTAACCTTAAACATAAGAATGACTGCGTCTAAGTCTGTAATTGTATGACCTTGGGAATCGGAATTTACTTAAATTTGCTTAAAAGTGCCGCATATGAGTTTTCCTTTCATCAAAAACTGCCCTCTTCTTGGAGTTGTTAAATCACTAGCCCGGAGATAAGTGCCATCAAAATAATCAGCAGCTATAGCTATCCACTTGATATTGATTTATCCAGTGAAAAGCTAGTGCTTTGCAATCTTCGAACAACTGAGGCCAGAAAATATTCATTGGATGTTGTGAACTATGTTCCAATCTGTCATGGTGGGGGCACGCACGTAGCAAGAGCCTcatataaaattattgcagTTCCTGCCATGCACATTCAGTTTTATTATTGTCAATTTGTTGCACTGTAGCTTCAAGGGAACTTCAAACATTGCTAAGTGAATTCATGCTTctgtttttaattgttttaagTTTGGCAACATCCTAATGTGAACATCTTCAAGCATTTTAACATTGGAGAATGGAAGAAGTGCTCAAAGGAAGGCGAAGTCTCAACTGTTATGGTAGGTACAACTTCTAAGATGAGATGTGACCCTATCTGCACATGTTACAAGGGTCTTTAGGTTTGCTTCTGCTTTTGTTTGTCGCTTAGGACAAAGACCTGAAAGGCACAGTGTACAGAATCACGGGCACCATTCCTGCAAGCAATTTTATTCAGTTTCCTCACACCAGCACTCAGTCTTTGGGATTGACTGGCCGTTACCTCTATTGCCTGTTCCGACCAATCCCTGgcaaatattttgttgtaCATGTTGATGTGGCGACAGATGAGGGATTGACTATCAGAATATCTTTCTCAAATATGTTCAAAGAGTTTAAGTCAACCTCAACATGGTTACAGTTTCCGTTTGTGTCAAGTCCTCGGCCAGGATCTGTAGATGAAGTGACTGGCAATGAAATGACAACATTGAGTTGTAAGTGTTTATTACCTATATATGTATGATTATATGGGTAGTGTTTATCTGTGTGTGTAGTAGCATGTTGTCTCTGTACAGTAGAGATTTTATGTAGTTTTGTAAAAATAGAAATACATACAATAAAATGCGAATAAAAAAACTTGAGCAGTAAGTTTATGAACATTTTTGCCACTCAAAGCACAAACAATTAGAGCTCCAGGATGATAATAAGACCTTATAGACTGTATGTTGTGGTCTTTGTTTACAAAACTTTGTGTGGtaatctttaaattttaactaTGTTCAGTTAATTTTCTTAAACCAGGTAAATATTTCTTGTCCtggaaaacattattttttttaaacccataaaataataactattttttGTTATATTATGATCAACTGGCCCCAAATCAACAGCTAAttccaaataattattgttaactatGCATACTCTCATCCCTAACCCTATAATTCCTATGATGGAAACAAATATGTATTTCCAGAAACTAACCCTACAGTACTTTGGCCTGTTCTTAAATATTGCCTGCAAGGGTGGTTATTTGAAAAGAGTAAACTGATTAGAAAACagtttaaatgaaaataacctgaaatgaaaaacattccAGCAACTTTAATATGCAAGGTATTTATTATTAGTGCTTGGGAacgttctttttttctgaggCTGATCTTACTCAGACTGATCTCCCTCAGACAACCCTGCTTAGTATTGTGTAATTAAGTTATCCACTGGATACTGATTCAGTCTTTTTGAGAAATGCTGTAAAAGGTTAAAAGACggaacctttttttttctcaacgttttttttcttccaggtCTAGTAGGCAGTACCTCACAGACAAGTCGTTGGACAGTCCTTGTCCTAGATCTTAGATACATTCTGTCAGTTTACTTGAATCGTCAATATTCATACCTAAAAAACATGCGCTTGTGTGCTAGTATGTTTCTCAAGGGATTGTTTACAAGCGACATTGATTACCAGCCTGGAATTTCTGCTTCTGAAGCTCGTAAACTGGGTTTATTGGATCAGGGTATAAGCCCTGTGCCACGAGAAATGGCCTATCCTTTGACAAAAGGCGCTGACTGGCATCAGCTTTATGATTacatcaaatttccaccagGGAATAAAGTAGCTCAGTTTGGAATTATTGCAAATGCAAAGACCACACTGCGACCACCTAAACCTAACACTGTCCATGGTAGTTCCCGAGATGGTAGCCTTCTTCATGAAGACAAGACAGCGAAGTTAAACAACCGAGAGACATCTAAGGATATTTATCACAAAAAAGAATCAAAGGTACCAAATGGAAATGGCCTTCCATACCACCTGTTAGCTATAGTTCCTTGTGGCtatgtaaaaataataataataaaaataataatgatagtaataaaaatGAGAATGATAATTACCCATGCATGTCCAGGGCAGCTAGATAATAAGATTCAGGTCTGTTTGCACAGTTGTTACAAGATGCCCTGTAGTGTACTAGTAAGCCTTCATACTTCTTCATAACTGTTAAATGGCTTGGGATCTGGCTGAGTAGCATCAAGGACACATTTTGTGACATCTACATCCACAGAAAGACATTTTAGTATTATTGTTGAAAGTCTTGTggtttaatttaaatttatccttggtttttttggttttttgaaatggtttcaatttatttgctattgttccagattatgttAATGCTAATACAAGACAAAAGAACATTGGTTTTACGAATTCTGcaccaaaaatgaatttaaattacAATATGGATGACCCTTGGCTTACTTCAGATGTGTTAATGAGTTGATGAAATTTTACTCAAGAGTAAGGTAACCTAGCTGCAGTTATTTGGGTTGAATACAATACTATTCTTTTTATTGGTAGGCACGTCATGCAGTTTCTTCTAGAGTGGCATTGGTAGACAAACTTAATCCACAAAAACAGCGACCAACTAAGGTAATGGCATGAATTTACCTGTTGcttactgcaaaaaaaaaattactttatttttttatgtacattttattttgtg is a window of Acropora palmata chromosome 11, jaAcrPala1.3, whole genome shotgun sequence DNA encoding:
- the LOC141896739 gene encoding UPF0193 protein EVG1 homolog, whose protein sequence is MASNRQPVAKGGLWSTHTAPVSKETQSLLKVMMEESKLTNFQRRQLHENMKRGESLPVTCNPSTSRSERMQPTSSPKKPLPKIMNARHLSGGKRSKDSIDTKTMTEKKEIYRPPVGKLISEKDKRRLQNVMAYGEDGKEIEDPPRQRRVVSEEKGQEKEIDRFDEVLQEIEDRKGFLDEMEKLGQGKKYRTIIMTEISQKIRELEVIDKERSKELDLTQQEL